A genomic segment from Desulfurellaceae bacterium encodes:
- a CDS encoding tetratricopeptide repeat protein, producing MPRTTTRLIGANLLLAALTLGSLPVAAQPFPPPGLSSHPNAAVQEHMRRGNDAMSRGHWEAAVDAYTKALRIDPELVEAQTNMGMAYYFHRNIPAAVSALEQALDMQPDRIDAAHGLGLALYDGGDLDGAIEAFRKATRLNAQAYYNLGNALEQRGDIERARDAYRHYLETRPSGAEAAALRQALESGTSPTPAAGSAQDHFQRGVDLLAQNDAPAAGSAFLTAMRLKPNYVEACNMLGQAFRLQGKLSEAMGGYMMALRLDPNFGAVHRNLGQAFEETGNPQAAAQAYDRYLVLVPGADDAAEIRDKIAVLRRQPR from the coding sequence ATGCCACGCACCACAACACGGCTGATAGGCGCAAACCTGCTGCTCGCCGCTCTCACCCTGGGCAGTCTACCGGTCGCGGCCCAGCCTTTTCCTCCGCCCGGTCTGTCGTCTCACCCGAATGCCGCCGTCCAGGAGCACATGCGGCGCGGCAACGACGCCATGAGCCGGGGCCACTGGGAGGCCGCTGTCGATGCCTATACCAAGGCCCTGCGAATCGACCCCGAGCTGGTCGAAGCGCAGACCAACATGGGTATGGCGTACTATTTCCACCGCAACATCCCTGCGGCCGTGAGCGCTCTTGAGCAGGCCCTGGACATGCAGCCGGACCGGATTGATGCCGCCCACGGGCTGGGTCTGGCCCTGTATGACGGGGGGGATCTTGACGGCGCGATTGAAGCCTTTCGCAAGGCCACCCGGCTGAACGCCCAGGCGTATTACAACCTCGGCAACGCCCTGGAACAACGCGGCGACATCGAGCGCGCGCGGGACGCCTACCGCCACTATCTGGAAACACGCCCGTCCGGCGCCGAAGCCGCCGCCCTGCGCCAGGCTCTCGAATCCGGTACCAGTCCGACACCGGCCGCAGGCTCGGCTCAGGATCATTTTCAGCGCGGCGTCGACCTGCTGGCTCAGAACGACGCCCCAGCTGCGGGCTCGGCCTTTCTGACGGCCATGCGCCTCAAGCCGAATTATGTCGAGGCCTGCAACATGCTCGGCCAGGCCTTCCGCCTGCAGGGTAAGCTCAGCGAAGCCATGGGCGGGTATATGATGGCCCTGCGCCTGGACCCCAACTTTGGCGCGGTCCACCGCAACCTGGGGCAGGCGTTTGAGGAGACCGGCAACCCTCAGGCAGCCGCCCAGGCCTATGACCGGTATCTGGTCCTGGTGCCCGGAGCCGACGACGCGGCCGAGATTCGGGACAAGATCGCGGTGCTGCGCCGCCAGCCTCGCTAA